A region of Saccharomyces mikatae IFO 1815 strain IFO1815 genome assembly, chromosome: 12 DNA encodes the following proteins:
- the SYM1 gene encoding ethanol metabolism protein (similar to Saccharomyces cerevisiae SYM1 (YLR251W); ancestral locus Anc_1.384), translating to MRLLRVYEASLKRRPKTTNAIMTGVLFGVGDVSAQFLFPTSKLDKSYDYKRTARAVIYGSLIFSFIGDKWYKILNNNIYMRNKPQYHWSNMVLRVAVDQLAFAPLGLPFYFTCMSIMEGRSFDVAKLKIKEQWWPTLLTNWAVWPVFQAVNFSVVPLQHRLLSVNVVAIFWNTYLSYKNSKVTEKHKVPVHYPPVVE from the coding sequence ATGAGGCTATTGCGTGTGTATGAAGCGAGCTTAAAGAGAAGACCCAAAACAACGAACGCAATAATGACAGGTGTATTATTTGGAGTTGGTGACGTTTCTGCCCAATTCCTATTCCCAACATCGAAATTAGACAAGAGTTATGATTATAAACGGACAGCTAGAGCTGTCATTTATGgttctttgattttctcCTTTATAGGTGACAAGTGGTACAAAATCTTGAATAACAATATCTATATGCGTAATAAGCCTCAGTATCACTGGTCTAATATGGTTTTACGGGTGGCTGTCGATCAGTTGGCGTTCGCACCGTTAGGTTTACCCTTTTATTTTACATGTATGTCCATCATGGAAGGTAGATCGTTTGATGTAGCtaaattgaaaattaaaGAACAATGGTGGCCCACGCTTTTGACTAATTGGGCGGTTTGGCCAGTGTTTCAAGCGGTCAACTTTTCTGTTGTTCCTTTACAACATAGGTTACTATCCGTTAATGTTGTCGCAATATTTTGGAATACTTATTTATCTtataaaaattcaaaggttACGGAAAAGCACAAGGTACCTGTTCATTATCCTCCAGTGGTTGAATAA